Proteins encoded together in one Hemiscyllium ocellatum isolate sHemOce1 chromosome 31, sHemOce1.pat.X.cur, whole genome shotgun sequence window:
- the LOC132830592 gene encoding tapasin-related protein-like isoform X1, translating into MYLEMFLLLFCIFAAGIVQAQYGRRIPGRKLDCVFVEQKQNEGTDMFGPTTLKRKANLLFGDIITNEEAIIFKVQESSLDIFQYADKKLDTVGCEISRYSTHGIHVPWPHQGKETIEDVWFTVTLKYLPSRFTVTSFMRMVEEPDSQKVEKSEAKTDDEDLVIADTDTLLVQVAYIVHTRTPLIRAKLKQDLVLDCGYTIDHSTDFNIDWRYQHKGNKKKLFAYNGRHQRVEYIEKGVELFMDQIKQGNASLLLRNIGVKDEGSYLCSVYVPPLFGTHTIEVEIMESPIVSVYPNSVSLIEGDEQKLVCDAGRYYPLDVEVKWLRQKGERHMLPVYMTNVVFSPHKRNMDGTYNVTSFFRFTASLSDNGVTYTCRVEHVSIDKPIKRYIQVSVEAQSRTLQFLLLSIVIILICAVVITLLIYLKKVAEKNKKKPY; encoded by the exons ATGTATCTGGAAATGTTCCTGTTGCTTTTTTGTATCTTTGCTGCCG GAATCGTGCAGGCACAGTATGGCCGAAGGATTCCAGGCAGAAAGTTGGACTGCGTGTTtgtggaacaaaaacaaaatgaaggGACTGATATGTTTGGACCAACGACCCTCAAGAGGAAGGCAAACCTACTATTTGGTGATATCATTACGAATGAGGAGGCCATTATTTTTAAAGTTCAAG AATCTTCATTAGATATTTTCCAATATGCGGACAAGAAACTGGACACAGTGGGATGTGAAATTAGTCGGTATTCTACTCATGGCATCCATGTGCCCTGGCCACACCAGGGTAAGGAGACCATTGAGGACGTATGGTTCACAGTGACTTTAAAATATTTACCTAGCAGATTCACTGTAACCAGCTTCATGAGGATGGTAGAAGAGCCCGATAGCCAGAAGGTTGAGAAAAGTGAAGCAAAAACTGATGATGAAGATTTAGTCATCGCTGACACTGACACTCTGTTAGTTCAAG TGGCCTATATTGTGCACACCAGGACCCCATTGATCAGAGCCAAATTGAAGCAAGACCTTGTTCTGGACTGTGGCTACACGATTGATCACAGCACCGACTTTAACATTGACTGGCGATACCAGCACAAAGGGAATAAGAAGAAATTATTTGCCTACAACGGGCGACATCAGCGGGTTGAATACATTGAGAAAGGAGTTGAATTATTCATGGACCAGATCAAGCAGGGAAATGCTTCACTCCTCCTAAGAAACATTGGCGTTAAAGATGAGGGATCCTACCTTTGCTCTGTGTATGTGCCTCCACTCTTTGGAACTCACACCATCGAGGTGGAGATTATGG AGTCGCCCATTGTCTCAGTGTACCCCAATTCGGTTTCCCTTATAGAAGGGGATGAGCAAAAGCTGGTCTGTGACGCAGGGAGGTATTATCCACTTGATGTAGAGGTGAAGTGGCTGCGGCAGAAGGGTGAGAGGCACATGCTGCCCGTTTACATGACCAATGTCGTCTTCTCACCCCACAAGCGGAACATGGATGGCACCTACAACGTGACCAGCTTTTTCCGGTTCACAGCGTCCCTCAGTGACAACGGTGTTACCTATACATGTCGAGTTGAGCACGTCAGCATAGACAAACCAATCAAACGCTACATCCAAGTGAGTGTAGAAG CACAATCTCGGACACTTCAGTTTCTCTTACTGTCAATTGTGATCATCTTAATCTGCGCTGTTGTGATCACGCTGCTGATTTACTTGAAAAAAG TTGCAGAAAAAAACAAG AAGAAGCCATACTGA
- the exo5 gene encoding exonuclease V yields MQPELSDEELLTLELDLFCTECDKPELCEGDNDRTSSRSTESCCTGQVTVEEICSGNKQSSNQLNVSEQKSQVRPEGSGSKRRKQDERIPLERFGRKYLNVTDLSRQAWCEQQVVYGLELPHIEQLREDVPVVKAGSCLHLARELEVQDIVPIKVESREDSWAVKILNLLSMIQFLQAGERVRELPVFGELEGIFLVGVVDELCYNSKGELELRELKTRGQRTYPSVAQRKSHQLQVNIYKLLFEAMIKGQLNKDTITHHLCLRTEQPFSSEILLHAQKVGFTISTFGDLLDLMLLNLRYAEIPNIDTMKIEYCYQADASLIGTKEVNFEEEWVKSELKHYYSFWRGQREAKGVDIEEAWKCRSCDFADICEWRQSKAEEATQKNQANRSK; encoded by the exons ATAAACCTGAACTATGTGAGGGAGATAATGATCGCACCTCTAGCAGATCTACTGAATCTTGCTGTACTGGACAAGTAACTGTTGAAGAAATTTGTAG TGGAAACAAGCAATCCTCCAATCAGCTAAATGTGTCTGAACAGAAAAGCCAGGTGCGACCTGAGGGCAGTGGCAGTAAACGGAGAAAGCAAGATGAAAGGATCCCGCTGGAGCGCTTTGGTCGAAAGTACCTGAATGTCACTGACCTGAGTCGACAGGCTTGGTGCGAGCAGCAAGTGGTTTATGGTCTGGAACTGCCACACATTGAACAACTGCGAGAAGATGTTCCAGTTGTGAAAGCTGGTAGCTGTCTACACCTGGCAAGAG AATTGGAGGTCCAGGATATTGTCCCAATAAAAGTAGAGAGCCGAGAAGATAGCTGGGCTGTGAAGATACTTAATCTTCTCTCAATGATCCAGTTCTTGCAAGCAG GAGAGCGTGTCCGAGAGCTGCCAGTGTTTGGAGAGCTGGAGGGGATTTTTCTTGTTGGTGTTGTTGATGAGCTGTGCTATAATTCCAAAGGTGAACTGGAATTGCGTGAACTGAAAACACGTGGTCAGCGAACATATCCCAGTGTAGCTCAAAGGAAGAGTCATCAGTTACAA GTTAATATATACAAACTTCTGTTTGAGGCTATGATAAAAGGCCAACTGAACAAGGACACTATTACTCACCATCTTTGCTTAAGGACAGAGCAGCCGTTTAGTTCAGAGATTCTGTTGCATGCTCAGAAGGTGGGGTTTACCATAAGCACATTTGGTGACCTTCTGGATTTAATGTTGCTAAACCTGAGATATGCAGAGATCCCCAATATTGACACCATGAAAATAGAATACTGTTACCAAGCAGATGCCTCTCTAATTGGAACAAAAGAGGTCAACTTTGAAGAGGAGTGGGTTAAAAGTGAGCTAAAGCATTATTACTCCTTCTGGAGGGGCCAGAGGGAGGCCAAGggtgtggatattgaggaggCGTGGAAATGTCGGTCTTGTGACTTTGCTGACATTTGTGAGTGGAGACAAAGtaaagctgaagaagctacacaAAAGAATCAGGCAAATCGAAGCAAGTGA
- the LOC132830592 gene encoding tapasin-related protein-like isoform X2, with translation MYLEMFLLLFCIFAAGIVQAQYGRRIPGRKLDCVFVEQKQNEGTDMFGPTTLKRKANLLFGDIITNEEAIIFKVQESSLDIFQYADKKLDTVGCEISRYSTHGIHVPWPHQVAYIVHTRTPLIRAKLKQDLVLDCGYTIDHSTDFNIDWRYQHKGNKKKLFAYNGRHQRVEYIEKGVELFMDQIKQGNASLLLRNIGVKDEGSYLCSVYVPPLFGTHTIEVEIMESPIVSVYPNSVSLIEGDEQKLVCDAGRYYPLDVEVKWLRQKGERHMLPVYMTNVVFSPHKRNMDGTYNVTSFFRFTASLSDNGVTYTCRVEHVSIDKPIKRYIQVSVEAQSRTLQFLLLSIVIILICAVVITLLIYLKKVAEKNKKKPY, from the exons ATGTATCTGGAAATGTTCCTGTTGCTTTTTTGTATCTTTGCTGCCG GAATCGTGCAGGCACAGTATGGCCGAAGGATTCCAGGCAGAAAGTTGGACTGCGTGTTtgtggaacaaaaacaaaatgaaggGACTGATATGTTTGGACCAACGACCCTCAAGAGGAAGGCAAACCTACTATTTGGTGATATCATTACGAATGAGGAGGCCATTATTTTTAAAGTTCAAG AATCTTCATTAGATATTTTCCAATATGCGGACAAGAAACTGGACACAGTGGGATGTGAAATTAGTCGGTATTCTACTCATGGCATCCATGTGCCCTGGCCACACCAGG TGGCCTATATTGTGCACACCAGGACCCCATTGATCAGAGCCAAATTGAAGCAAGACCTTGTTCTGGACTGTGGCTACACGATTGATCACAGCACCGACTTTAACATTGACTGGCGATACCAGCACAAAGGGAATAAGAAGAAATTATTTGCCTACAACGGGCGACATCAGCGGGTTGAATACATTGAGAAAGGAGTTGAATTATTCATGGACCAGATCAAGCAGGGAAATGCTTCACTCCTCCTAAGAAACATTGGCGTTAAAGATGAGGGATCCTACCTTTGCTCTGTGTATGTGCCTCCACTCTTTGGAACTCACACCATCGAGGTGGAGATTATGG AGTCGCCCATTGTCTCAGTGTACCCCAATTCGGTTTCCCTTATAGAAGGGGATGAGCAAAAGCTGGTCTGTGACGCAGGGAGGTATTATCCACTTGATGTAGAGGTGAAGTGGCTGCGGCAGAAGGGTGAGAGGCACATGCTGCCCGTTTACATGACCAATGTCGTCTTCTCACCCCACAAGCGGAACATGGATGGCACCTACAACGTGACCAGCTTTTTCCGGTTCACAGCGTCCCTCAGTGACAACGGTGTTACCTATACATGTCGAGTTGAGCACGTCAGCATAGACAAACCAATCAAACGCTACATCCAAGTGAGTGTAGAAG CACAATCTCGGACACTTCAGTTTCTCTTACTGTCAATTGTGATCATCTTAATCTGCGCTGTTGTGATCACGCTGCTGATTTACTTGAAAAAAG TTGCAGAAAAAAACAAG AAGAAGCCATACTGA